From the genome of Candidatus Defluviilinea proxima:
TTGAGCGCTTGGAAGAAGTTCCCGGAGTGAAGGTATTCGGTCCCGATGCCGAACATAAGGGTGGGGTGGCCGCATTTACACTTGAAGGTGTACATCCGCATGATGTGGCACAAATCCTTGATAAGGATGGGATTGCTGTCCGTGCGGGGCATCATTGTGCCCAGCCGTTGCATGAAAAGTTTGGAATTCCCGCAACCAGTCGTGCTTCTTTCTATTTGTACAATACAAAAGAAGAAGTGGACCTGTTGATCAATGGAATCTACAAAGTGAAGGAAATGTTTGGATAGGATATGGATGACCTGTATCGTGAAGTAATTATTGAGCATTATAAAAACCCTGGCTATCGCGGGCACCTCGACCCGCACGATATTCTGTTTGAAGATAATAATCCCCTCTGTGGCGATCATATTGAGATCACTTTGAAGACCGACGGACAGGGTAATGTAGCTGATGCGCGCTTTGATGGCCACGGTTGTGCCATCTCGCAAGCTTCCGCTGATTTGTTGATCGAGTCGATTATTGGTAAGCCGCTTGAAGACGTGAAGCAACTCAACAAGGATTCTGTCCTTGAAATGCTCGGCATTGACCTTGGTCCCGTCCGCTTGAAATGTGCATTGCTTTCACTCAAAGTGTTGAAAGCAGGTGTGTATGGGTTGGGCGAGACCAGCGACGATCTGGTGGAATAAGATGTTTGATTATACAAAAGCAGACGAATCAAAAGTTGAATTTGTAGAGATCGCTCCCGCGAGTGAATTGCCGAATGGCGAAAGACTTTTCCTGGAAGTGGGAGGAAAAGCGATCGTCATTTTTAATATTGCTGGTCAACTGTTTGCCATCGGCGATATCTGCACCCATGATGATGGTCCGTTGGGGGATGGGGACTTGGAAGGCTTCAATATCGTCTGCCCGCGTCATGGCGGTGAATTTGATGTACAAACAGGCAAAGCTGTGCAAATGCCCGCTGTAGTGGATATCCCTGCGTATCCAGTGAAAGTAGTGGATGGGATGATCCAGGTAGGTTTGCCGAAGGAATAAATAGCGAAGTTAAAAATGGCGGGTATTAAATTGAAACCGGCGGTCTGGTATGGGGCAACCCTTTTTTGCGTTGTTATTCTGGTTGCAGGATATCTAACCCCGAATTATTCTCATATCAAACAGGCAATTAGTGAATTGGGCGCTCCGAATGCTCCGTATGATTGGGCTGTCCGTGGGTTGGGATTTGTGCCTCTTGGCATGAGTTTTATCTTATATGCGTTTCAATCACGGAAATTATTCTCTAACAATCTGCCCTTTTATCTTTTTCTTTTGACAGGACTTGCCATTATCATGGCCGGGGTTTTCCCAACTGACCCAAAAGGCAGGCGAGATACGGCAGCAGGCATTCTCCACGCTGTTGCAGGGATTATCCTGCTTGTGCTTCTCAGTATTACACCGCTTGTTATGTCATTTAATCGTGTTTATCAAAATCCCCCGAAAAAATGGCTGTTGATGTTTTCCTTTGTGATGGGAGTTCTTGTCGCTGTATTTTTTGTGATGCTACCTAATGGAATCTCCCCGCAATTGGTTTCATTTCATCAAAAGGTACTCGGTGATTACTTTGAAGTCTGGTATCCCATGCATGGTTTACACCAGAGGTTTTTGTTGTTTCTGTACTTTATCTGGCTATTTATCTTTTCTTATTTTGAGAATATATATCCTTTGATGCCGCAGGTTGAAAAGCAATAACCACCTTACTATTGCACCTGTTATCTAAAAGTCCCCACGATCCTCAAAATATCAAATCCCTCCGCGAACGGACATTCCGCCAGCGCGCCGTGACGTACCATGATGGAACGCGTCAACTCGTTGTTGAAATAGTAGCGATCGCGGTACGTCTCGTATTTGGATAACGCCTCTAGCTTCTTATTTACATCTTCTTCAGTAAC
Proteins encoded in this window:
- a CDS encoding SUF system NifU family Fe-S cluster assembly protein, whose translation is MDDLYREVIIEHYKNPGYRGHLDPHDILFEDNNPLCGDHIEITLKTDGQGNVADARFDGHGCAISQASADLLIESIIGKPLEDVKQLNKDSVLEMLGIDLGPVRLKCALLSLKVLKAGVYGLGETSDDLVE
- a CDS encoding non-heme iron oxygenase ferredoxin subunit, with protein sequence MFDYTKADESKVEFVEIAPASELPNGERLFLEVGGKAIVIFNIAGQLFAIGDICTHDDGPLGDGDLEGFNIVCPRHGGEFDVQTGKAVQMPAVVDIPAYPVKVVDGMIQVGLPKE
- a CDS encoding DUF998 domain-containing protein, whose protein sequence is MAGIKLKPAVWYGATLFCVVILVAGYLTPNYSHIKQAISELGAPNAPYDWAVRGLGFVPLGMSFILYAFQSRKLFSNNLPFYLFLLTGLAIIMAGVFPTDPKGRRDTAAGILHAVAGIILLVLLSITPLVMSFNRVYQNPPKKWLLMFSFVMGVLVAVFFVMLPNGISPQLVSFHQKVLGDYFEVWYPMHGLHQRFLLFLYFIWLFIFSYFENIYPLMPQVEKQ